In the genome of Nicoliella spurrieriana, the window AAACGTATCATTTGATGAATCAGCATTAGCAAACTTTGTTGAACCCAATGAATTAAATGAAATTAAGCCAATGTTAAACACTGCTCGTGACGAACTAGTCAACGGAACCGGCGTTGAAAGTGAAATGCGTGAATGGTTGACCCTTCCTAAGGATTACGATAAGGAAGAATTTGACCGAATTAAGCAGGCTGCAAAGCAAATTCAATCAGATTCAAAGGTATTAGTAGTAATTGGAATTGGGGGTTCATACTTAGGTGCTAAGATGGCCCTTGATTTCTTGCATGATAATTTTTATGAATCCACACCAGATGACCAACGTGATTTCCCACAGGTAATCTTCGCTGGGAATTCAATTAGTGGTTCATACGTGCATGACCTTGTGAAGTTGATTGGTGACCGTGACTTTTCAGTGAACGTCATTTCTAAGTCAGGGACTACGACTGAACCATCAATCGCATTCCGGATTTTCCGGAAGTTATTGGTTGCAAAGTACGGTGAAGATGACGCTAAGAAGCGGATCTACGTTACTACCGATGCTAAGAACGGTGCTTTAAGAAAAGAAGTGGCTGCTAACGGATATGAATCATTTGTTATCCCAGATGGAATCGGTGGCCGTTATTCCGTCCTTTGCCCGGTGGGATTATTACCAATTGCTGCTTCAGGGGTCGATATTGATGAATTAATGCAGGGAGCTGCTGATGCACAGGATTTCTACACCACCAAGCCATTGACTGAAAATGGTGCGTTACAATATGCAGCCTATCGGAATATCCTGTACCGGAAGGGCTATACCAATGAAATCTTGGAAAACTACGAACCTAACCTCCGCTTCCTAGCTGAATGGTGGAAGCAACTAGCTGGTGAAACCGAAGGAAAGGATAATAAGGGCATTTACCCTAGTTCCGCTAACTTTTCGACTGATTTGCACTCACTGGGTCAATATATTCAACAAGGAATGCGAAACCTAATGGAAACGGTCGTTAAGATTGAACAACCACCATTTGATGTTGACGTTCCAAAGACCGGCGATAACGGTGATGGAATCGAATACCTTGAAGGGCGGACCATGAACTACGTTAATGAAAAGGCGTTCGAAAGTGTTATTTTGGCTCACACTAATGGTGGGGTGCCAAACATGGTGGTTAACGTTAAGGACCAAAGCGCTTACAGCTTAGGTGAATTGATCTACTTCTTCGAATTTGGAATCGCAGTTTCTGCTTACTTGAATGGAATTAACCCATTCAATCAACCAGGGGTTGAAGATTACAAGAAGAACATGTTTGCCCTCCTTGGGAAGCCTGGCTATGAAGATTTGAAACATCAAATTGAAATTAATGCTGCTGCGAAGAACCAAAAGCAAGCCATTAATAGCGAAGAGTCTAAAAATACTGCTAAATAGTTAAATCTAAAATCTCCAGTTAAGCGAATTAACCGGAGATTTTTTGTATACAAATTATGATAAAGCGCGATATAATATTAATAATTAATGAGTAGGGTGGTGGTCAAATGCAATCAATGATTAATTATTTAGTCCGAGCTAAAAAGATGAACATCATTGTGATTGTAATTGATCGGGTGCGTTCAGTCTTGTTAAGACCTTTGGTTGTTCTTACTAAATAATCAGTAAAGAAAGGGGTTTTAACAATGAAATGGATTTGCTGTCGTTTTAATGAATTAACGAACCACCAAATTTGGGAAATGTACCACATTCGGGCTGAAACGTTTTGTGTTCAACAACAGCGGACGTTTGTGGATGCAGATAAGGAAGATTTAACTGCGCACCATGTTTTAGGATTCAACGAGCATGATGAATTAGTCGCATACGCCCGGTTCTACGAAGTCGGTGCATATTTGGACTTCGGGCGGGTGTTAACGGTGCCTGCAGTTCGTGGCAAGGGGATTGGTAAGCAGCTCATGGAGTACTTAATGCAACAAATTGAACGCGTTTATCCCGGTCATCGTGAAATTATAATTACTGCGCAGGCTGATAAGCAGGGGTTCTACGAACGGTTCGGATTCGTCCCGCAAGGGGATGTCTTTATCCATGAACAGACTCCACATATTAAAATGATTCGGAAGTAGGGAGCGATTAGATGGCTGATATTTATACTAGGCCGGGGCGATTAACTGACCTTCCGGCAATTATGGCAATCATTGCTGAAGCAAAGCGGTTTTTAAGCGATAGTGGGAGTCCGCAATGGCAGGATGGCTATCCAGATGAGTCAACGCTACGGAATGATATTGAAAACGGAACGAACTACGTCTTAATTGATGGTGGTCAGGTGGCCGGCACTGCTACATTATTATTTATCACCGAACCTAGTTACCATGATATTGATGGGGCCTGGCAAAACGATGATGATCGTTATGCCACCATCCATCGAATCGCCATTGCTAGTCAGTTCCGCGGCCATCATTTAAGTAACTACTTTTTTGCGAATTTAATTACAATTGCTGCTGTAAATAATATTCATAACGTGCGTTTTGACACCCACCGCCTTAATGTGGTGATGCAATCGATTGGAAAGCATTTTAACTTTCAATATCGAGGGATAATTGAGGTAAATGAACCCCGCGATCCAAAACGATTGGCGTATGAATTAAATATGTAACTAAAAAACCACCCAATTGGGTGGTTTTTGATTATTCCTTAAAGGTCTTAACCGTCTTTTTTAATTGCGCGGTTTGTTTTTGGACTAATTGTTGTTTGAACTCAGCAGCAGCTTGTTTAGCTAACTTTTGTTGGGCCGCTTTATCAGTTGCTAACTTTGGATTTTGAGTTAGGGCAGCCTTTAGCTTCGCCTGAACAAATGCCTGTCCCTGTTGCTTAATCATTGCTTGTTGTTGCTTAGTACTAGTTTGAGATTTCTTCATTTGCTTAGCTAGTTGTTGGGCTTGATTTTTGGAGAGATGAATCCAACTCTTTGGAATGGAGAACGTATTTACCCGTTTAACCAGTTTAAAATCGCTTTTATCATTTCCTAACTTCCAGTTATTAGCACCGAACCAAAATTTTCCGGCCTTAGTAAATTCCCAATTCGTGGTGGTAGTTTTTAAAGTTGCATGATTTCCACTAACGTACTTAATCTTGTTAGTCGTGAATTCATCCACTTGGGTGTGGCTAGGGGTTTTCTGGTCTGCAGTCTTCTTATAGGTTTGGACGTCATGTTTCTTTTGGGTACCCAGATTTTGGTAGACCATTAGGTTTAGGCCACTTTTACTTTGGGTCGCATAGATTCGACGATTCGTGGTGGTAGTTTTCTTATCCATCATGAAATGACTGTTATCATTTGCAATCGATGCCCAGGTTGATCCAAATAAAATTACTAATCCCAACGTCGTCAGGATTGCTCTGAGCGGGATATTCTTGATGTAGACGAAACTAATGAACGTTCCGAACACCCCGATTAATAGTGCAACAATTATCATTTAATATTCCTCCCTACTTAGCTTTCTTCTTGTCAGTTAAGAAGAACGTTACGATTAATCCTAGAATACAAAAGGCTGCGGCAAATAGAAATGCTGCGTGGTAACCATCGATAACGGCATTGATGGCTTGAACCTTATATGCAATCGGATTTTGGGTTAGCAAGTGATGGGCTGGTTTAGCATCGCTTGTGACGTTAGACAGGATAGAAACGATAATTGCTGATCCAATCGAACCACCAATTTGTCTAACCGTGTTGTTAGCCGCCGTTCCATCTGAGATTAATTCATTTGGAAGGGCATTCATTCCATAAGTGGTAACGGGCATTAATACCATTGCAATTCCGATCATTCTAATCGTGTAGAAGGTTACGATAAATGCAACTGGGGTCGTAGCATTGAGGTACATAAATGGAATGGTTCCAACAGTTAGAAGCAACACCCCAACCATTGCGAGCCGTCTTGCACCAAATTTATCAAATGCCTTCCCAGTAATGGGACTCATTAGCGCCATCATTAATGCACCGATTAATAGGGTCAGTCCTGAATCTAGTGCACTTAAGCCGTGGACGTTTTGTAGGTAGATAGGTAGGATTGTTTCCACTCCGAACATGGCGACCATCATAATTGTACTTAAGATGGTCCCAAGGGTGAACTTAGGATACTTGAATACTCGCATTTCCAAGAATGGTTTTTTGAGTTTAAGTTCCCGCCGAACGAAGATTGCTACCACGACGACTCCAATGATTAATGAAGTGATAACCGTCGTTGAGCCCCAACCGTCGTTTCCGACGGATGAAAATCCGTATAGTAATGCACCAAAACCAACTGTTGATAGTACAATTGATGCAATATCAATTTTTTCATTCGTAGTTGGGAGAACCGGGCGCATAAAGATTAATCCTAATATGATCACACCAATAATGATTGGAATTTCCATTCCGAACAGGTCCCGCCAGTTGAACGAATCAACGATCCAACCGGAAAGGGTCGGACCAATTGCGGGGGCCACGCCGACTACGATTCCAACAAGCCCAAGGGCAGCTCCTCTTTTTTCTGGTGGGAACAAAGAGAACATAATGGTTTGTAGTAGCGGCATCATAATCCCAGTCCCAAAGGCTTGGATAATTCTTCCCACAAATAGGATGGCAAAGTTTGGGGCCACATAGGAAACAATACAACCAATCAAGAACACGGTCATTGCACCAAGGAACAACCATTTAGTATTGATACGCCGTCCCAGAAATCCCGAAATCGGAATCATAATTCCGTTCACCATCAAGAATCCAGTGGTTAACCATTGCACCGTTGAAGTGTTAATGTCAAAAGCCGTCATTAATTTGGGCAGGGCAGTGGTTAGTAACATTTGTGAAAGGACACACGCGAATGTCCCAATTAACAAAATGGCTGAGATGATTCCAGTTCCACTTTGTTTAGC includes:
- a CDS encoding glucose-6-phosphate isomerase, which codes for MTNVSFDESALANFVEPNELNEIKPMLNTARDELVNGTGVESEMREWLTLPKDYDKEEFDRIKQAAKQIQSDSKVLVVIGIGGSYLGAKMALDFLHDNFYESTPDDQRDFPQVIFAGNSISGSYVHDLVKLIGDRDFSVNVISKSGTTTEPSIAFRIFRKLLVAKYGEDDAKKRIYVTTDAKNGALRKEVAANGYESFVIPDGIGGRYSVLCPVGLLPIAASGVDIDELMQGAADAQDFYTTKPLTENGALQYAAYRNILYRKGYTNEILENYEPNLRFLAEWWKQLAGETEGKDNKGIYPSSANFSTDLHSLGQYIQQGMRNLMETVVKIEQPPFDVDVPKTGDNGDGIEYLEGRTMNYVNEKAFESVILAHTNGGVPNMVVNVKDQSAYSLGELIYFFEFGIAVSAYLNGINPFNQPGVEDYKKNMFALLGKPGYEDLKHQIEINAAAKNQKQAINSEESKNTAK
- a CDS encoding GNAT family N-acetyltransferase translates to MKWICCRFNELTNHQIWEMYHIRAETFCVQQQRTFVDADKEDLTAHHVLGFNEHDELVAYARFYEVGAYLDFGRVLTVPAVRGKGIGKQLMEYLMQQIERVYPGHREIIITAQADKQGFYERFGFVPQGDVFIHEQTPHIKMIRK
- a CDS encoding GNAT family N-acetyltransferase, translated to MADIYTRPGRLTDLPAIMAIIAEAKRFLSDSGSPQWQDGYPDESTLRNDIENGTNYVLIDGGQVAGTATLLFITEPSYHDIDGAWQNDDDRYATIHRIAIASQFRGHHLSNYFFANLITIAAVNNIHNVRFDTHRLNVVMQSIGKHFNFQYRGIIEVNEPRDPKRLAYELNM
- a CDS encoding DUF4811 domain-containing protein yields the protein MIIVALLIGVFGTFISFVYIKNIPLRAILTTLGLVILFGSTWASIANDNSHFMMDKKTTTTNRRIYATQSKSGLNLMVYQNLGTQKKHDVQTYKKTADQKTPSHTQVDEFTTNKIKYVSGNHATLKTTTTNWEFTKAGKFWFGANNWKLGNDKSDFKLVKRVNTFSIPKSWIHLSKNQAQQLAKQMKKSQTSTKQQQAMIKQQGQAFVQAKLKAALTQNPKLATDKAAQQKLAKQAAAEFKQQLVQKQTAQLKKTVKTFKE
- a CDS encoding MDR family MFS transporter — its product is MNKENNSAKQSGTGIISAILLIGTFACVLSQMLLTTALPKLMTAFDINTSTVQWLTTGFLMVNGIMIPISGFLGRRINTKWLFLGAMTVFLIGCIVSYVAPNFAILFVGRIIQAFGTGIMMPLLQTIMFSLFPPEKRGAALGLVGIVVGVAPAIGPTLSGWIVDSFNWRDLFGMEIPIIIGVIILGLIFMRPVLPTTNEKIDIASIVLSTVGFGALLYGFSSVGNDGWGSTTVITSLIIGVVVVAIFVRRELKLKKPFLEMRVFKYPKFTLGTILSTIMMVAMFGVETILPIYLQNVHGLSALDSGLTLLIGALMMALMSPITGKAFDKFGARRLAMVGVLLLTVGTIPFMYLNATTPVAFIVTFYTIRMIGIAMVLMPVTTYGMNALPNELISDGTAANNTVRQIGGSIGSAIIVSILSNVTSDAKPAHHLLTQNPIAYKVQAINAVIDGYHAAFLFAAAFCILGLIVTFFLTDKKKAK